The DNA sequence CCGCCGTCGACCGCAGCCCGAACACGGCCGCCCGCGTGGCGGCCCGGCTGGGGCTCACCTCCCCGGCCGTGATGGACGTCAACGTCGTCTGCTCGGGCTTCACCCACGCCCTGGCCTCCGCCGACCACGCCATCCGCGCCGGCGCGGCGACGAACGCCCTGGTCGTCGGGGTGGAGAAGTTCACGGACGTGGTGGACTGGACCGACCGCTCGACGTGCGTCCTCGTCGGCGACGGCGCCGGCGCCGCGGTCGTCTCCGCCTCGGAGGAGCCCGGTATCGGCCCGGTGGTCTGGGGCTCCGTCCCGGACATGGGGCACGCCGTGCGCATCGAGGGCACCCCCTCCCGGTTCGCCCAGGAGGGCCAGTCCGTCTACCGGTGGGCCACCACGCAGCTGCCGCCGATCGCCCGGTCCGTCTGCGAACGGGCCGGGGTCACCCCGGAGGAGCTGGCCGCGGTCGTCCTCCACCAGGCCAACCTGCGGATCATCGAACCCGTCGCCCGCCGCATCGGCGCCGTCAACGCCGTGATCGCCACCGACGTCACCGAGTCCGGCAACACCTCGGCCGCGAGCATCCCGCTCGCCCTCTCCAAGCTCGTCGAACGCGGCGCCATCCCGTCCGGCGCGCCGGTGCTCCTCTTCGGCTTCGGCGGCAACCTCTCATACGCGGGCCAGGTCATCCGCTGCCCGTGATGGGGTGAACGGCGCGGGATGGCGGCCCTCCGGAGGTGTCCGATCCGTTCAAGACCGGCCCCGCGGCCCCTGCCTACCGTGCTCGCATGACACCTCGCACGACACCTCCTGTCACTCCTCCTTCGGCGCCCCGTTTCGACTGCACCGGCCTCGTCGTCGCCGACATGGCCTCCTCCCTCGCCTTCTACCGCCGCCTCGGCCTGGACGTCCCGGCGGAGGCGGACGACCTGCCGCACGTCGAGCACGTGCTGCCGAACGGCCTGCGGCTGCTGTGGGACACCGACGCGACCTACCGCTCCTTCGCCCCCGACACCCGCCTGTCCACCGGCCCCGGCCGCGTCACCCTGGGTTTCGCGTGCGACGGCCCCGCCGGGGTGGACGCCGTCTGGGCCGAGCTGACGAAGGCCGGGTACACCGGGCACCAAGCGCCGTGGGACGCGGTCTGGGGACAGCGGTACGCGATCGTGCTGGACCCGGACGGCAACGCGGTGGACCTGTTCGCCGCCCTGGAGTCCCCCTCGGCTTCGGCGGGCTAGCCGCCACCGGCCGGCCGTCATCGGCCGGCCGTCATCGGCCGGCCGTCATCGGAGAGGTGGATCACCGCTCCCGGACGTCGGCGGGCGACGCGAGGTCACCGCCCGCGCACCAGCTCGCCGAGCGTCGTCCCGGTCAGCCGCCGTACCTCGCGCGCCAGATGAGCCTGGTCGGCGTAACCGCACTTCGCGGCCACGTCGGCGAAGCGGACGCCGGTCCGGGCCAGCTCCAGCGCCCGGTTCGCCCGCAGCACGCGGGCGAGCGTCTTCGGCCCGTACCCGAAGGCGTGGAGCGAGCGCCGGTGCAGCTGCCGTTCACCGAGGCCCAGCCGGGCGGCCAGTAGGGACACCGGTTCGCCGCGCCGGGCGGACGCCAGGACGGCGGCCGCCATGGGGTCGTACGTGTCCGGGCCCGCGGCATCGCCGACGACGTCCTCCAGGGCGCGCCCGGGCAGGGGCGCCTCCGCCACCCGCCGGGCGGCGAGCCGCGCCCGGCGGCCGGGCCACAGGTCGCCCAGCGGCACCCGCCGGTCGCGGAGCTCGTGCGCCCGCACCCCCAGCAGGGCCGGGCCGGTGCCAGGAAGGAAGCGCACCCCGGTGTACACGGCCCCCGGTACCGCCTCGACGAGATGCGCCCCGGTGTCCGGGCCCGCCACGACCAGCCGCCCGCCGACCGCGATCAGATCCATGCAGCCGTCCGGGACGACCCGCACGGGATCGGCGGACGCGTCCATCCGGGTCCACACGACCGCCCCGGACAGCCGGCGCGAGGGCCGCTCCCGATAGCCGGCCGACGCGTCGGGCACTAGGGCGACTCCCGCAGGTAGAGCGCCCCGCAGGAATGGCAGATGGGAACCTTGCCGGTGCCCCAGAGGTCGACGGATCGGATGGCCGCGCCCGGGTCGAGCTCACGGCCGCACATCCCGATCAGGCCGTCGCCTTCACGGACCACGTGCCACGTCTTGACCGCGGGGTCGATGTCGTCCGGCGAGCTGCCGTCCGCGTATTCGGCACGCAACTCGTGTTCCATACGGCCTCCTCCTGGTTCTTCCCGTGCTCCACGATGCGCCGGGCCCCGTGGGGGCGCCACCGGCACCGGGAGCCGACCTCAGAACACCGACCAGCCCGTCAGCGTGGTGAAGTGGTCCAGCGCGGCGACGCCCGCCACCGAGTTCCCGCGCGCGTCCAGCCCCGGGCTCCAGACGCAGAGCGTGCAGCGCCCGGGTATGACGGCGATGATGCCGCCGCCCACTCCGCTCTTGCCCGGCAGTCCCACCCGGTAGGCGAAATCGCCGGCGGCGTCGTAGGTGCCGCAGGTCAGCATCACGGCGTTGATCTGCTTCGCCTCCCGGCGCGGCAGCAGCCGGGTGCCGTCGGTCCGCAGCCCGTGGCGGGCCAGGAAGCCGCTGGCGAGGGCCAGGTCCCGGCAGCTCATCTCGATGGAGCACTGCCAGAAGTAGTGCTCCAGGACCGTGGGCACGGGGTTGTCGAGGTTGTCGTAGCTGGCCATGAAGTGGGCGAGGGCCGCGTTCCGGTCGCCGTGCTCGGACTCCGACCTCGCCACGGCGGGATCGAAGGACACCTCCGGATTCCCGCTCTCGGCGCGCAGGAACTCCAGCATCGTGGTGCTGGCGTCGCCCGTCAGCGTCTGCAGCCGGTCGGTGACGACGAGCGCTCCCGCGTTGATGAACGGGTTGCGCGGGATGCCGTTCTCGTATTCGAGCTGCACGAGGGAGTTGAAGGCATTTCCGGACGGTTCCGTTCCGACCCGCTCCCAGATCTTGTCCCCGCCCTCGGCCAGCACGAGCGCCAGTCCGAAGGCCTTGGAGATCGACTGCACGGAGAACGGCCGCTCCCAGTCCCCCACGCCGTAGACGCCCCCCGAGACATCGGCGACCGCCATTCCGAACTGCCCGGTGTCCATCCCCGCCAGGGCCGGAATGTACTGGGCCGCCTGACCGCGGCCCACCAGCGGGCGCGCGAACGCGGCTACCTCTTCGAGGACGGCCTGGTAGTCCACTGGCGTGCGCTTTCTGTCTCCGTACCGACGTGCGACATCCGGCCTGCGGCCGAATCGGCTCGCACGATATCCGAACACCCCGATAACCTGCGAACTTTTCGGTAGAACAGGGCCATTCAGGCGTATACGACAGAGCGTGCGCCACCGGAACCGTCGAGGAGCGCAGGCCGTGGCCGCACCCATGTCCGCCGGGACACTGCTCACCGTCCTGAGAGCGGAAGGCTCCACCGTCGTCGAGGTGCCCGGCTGGCGCACCCACAACCGGGCCGGCCATGGGCCGTGGGGCCCGGTCCACGGAATCATCGTCCACCACACGGCCACCACCGGCACGGAGAACACCGTCCGCCTCTGCTGGCAGGGCACCGACTCCCTGCCCGGCCCGCTGTGCCACGGGGTCGTGGGCAAGGACGCCCGGATCCACCTCGTCGGCTGCGGGCGCGCCAACCACGCCGGCGGCGGCGACCCGGACGTCCTGCGGGCCGTCATCGAGGAACGGCGCACACCGCCTCCGCGGCGTTCCGACGCCGACGGGAACACCTACTTCTACGGCTTCGAGTGCGTGAACCTGGGCAATGGGACGGACCCCTGGCCGGAAGCACAGCTGGAAGCGGTGGAACGGGCGGCGGCAGCGCTCTGCCGGCACCACGGCTGGACCGAGCGGTCCGTCATCGGACATCTGGAGTGGAGGCCGGGGAAGATCGATCCGCGCGGCTTCACCATGGACCGGCTGCGGGCCCGCATCCGTGACCGGCTCATGTGACGGCCGGGCGGGCAGCGCCCTCCGGCGGGCCCCACCGGCGGGTCTCCCGCGGATCCCGGCGACGCCCCCCGTCCGGGACTCGCCGACAATGGGAGGGTGACCGGCCCGTCTCCCCTCGCCTCCTCCGTACCCCTTGGCCTCGCCACCCTGCGGCCCAGGCTGCCGTCCCCCGTCGTCGAACTGGCCGACGAGCGGTTCACCCGCCATGGCGTACGGCTGCTGCTCAAGCGGGACGATCTGATACATCCCCGGCTGCCCGGCAACAAGTGGCGCAAGCTGGAGCCGAACCTGCGGGCCGCCGCGGCCTCCGGCCGGTCCACGCTGCTCACGTTCGGCGGCGCCTACTCCAACCATCTGCGGGCCACCGCCGCCGCGGGCCGCCTGCTCGGCTTCGCCACCATCGGCGTCGTCCGCGGTGACGAGCTCGCGGACCGGCCGCTGAACTGGTCGCTGGCACGCTGCGCGGCCGACGGCATGCGCCTGCGCTTCGTCGACCGGGCCACCTACCGCCGCAAGACCGAGCCGGAGGTGCTGGCCGAGCTCGGGGCGGACGGCTGCCACCTCGTCCCCGAGGGCGGCAGCAACGCCGCCGCCGTCCACGGCTGCGCGGTGCTCGGCCACGAACTGCGCGCCGTCCTCGGGCCGGGGGACGTCGCCGCCGTCGCCTGCGGCACGGGCGGGACGCTCGCCGGGCTGGCCGCCGGACTCGGCGAGGGGACGCGGGCCCTCGGCTTCCCGGTGCTCAAAGGCGGCTTCCTGAGCGCGGAGGTCGAGCGGCTGCAGACCGAGGCGTTCGGCGGCCGCCGGGGCGACTGGTCGCTGGACGACCGCTTCCACTGCGGTGGTTACGCCCGCACCACCCCGGAGCTGGACGCCTTCGCCGACGACTTCGCCGGCCGTCACGGCCTGCCGCCGGAACGGCTGTACGTGGCCAAGGCGTTGTACGGCCTGACGACACTCACCGAGGAAGGGGCGTTCGCGCCGGGCACGACGGTCGCCGCCGTCATCACGGGCGGCCCCGATCCCCAACCCGAGCCGGACCAGGCGTAGGAGCCGGCGGACTCGGCGGACGGCGCCCGGCCCGCCCGGTGCCTTCGCACGCCCTGTGGATCCGGGTCGCCGTCCGTTCCCTGCGCCGTTCATTCCGTCGCCTCCTCCCGGTACGCCGCGGCCTCCTCCAGGTCCAGCCGCCGCAACAGCGTCCGCAGCATCTCGTCGTCGATCCGCCGCGCGTCCCGCAGGGCCACGAAGACCTCGCGCTCGGCCTCGATGACCTCCCGGGTCAGCCGCCGGTAGGTGTCGTCCGCCGACTCCCCGGTGGTCTCGTGCACGGCACCGAGCCGCTCCCACACCGCGTTGCGGCGGCGCTCCAGGACGGCGCGCAGCCGGTCGGCGAGCGGCTGGGGCAGGGCGTTGCGGTCGTCGGCGAGGAGTTCGTCGAGCCGGCGCTCCGCGGCGGTGGACGCCTCGCTCTGGGCCTGCGCCTCGGCGAGGGTGGCGGATCGCGGATCGCGGCCCGGCAGCCGCAGCGCGCGGATCAGCGGGGGCAGGGTGAGGCCCTGCACCACCAGGGTGCCGATCACCGTGGTGAAGGTGAGGAACAGCACCAGGTTGCGCGCCGGGAAGGCGTCCCCGCCATGGGTGGTGACGGGGATCGAGAAGGCGATGGCCAGCGAGACGACCCCGCGCATCCCCGCCCAGCCCACCACGAAGGTGCCGCGGGCGGTGGTCTCCCGTTCCCGTTCGCGGATCCGCGCGGACAGCAACCGCGGCAGGAACGTGGCCGGATAGACCCAGAGGAAGCGGGCGACGACCACGGAGAGGAAGACGACCAGGGCGTACCAGGCCGCCTCGCCCGTCCCGTACTCCTCCACCCCGCCGACCACCACGCGGAGTTGAAGGCCGATCAGGGCGAAGACGGCGGACTCCAGGACGAAGGCGACCATCTTCCACACGGCCGCCTCCTGGAGCCGGGTGGCGAAGTCCACCTGCCAGGAGCGGTGCCCGAGATAGAGGCCGACCACCACGACCGCGAGCACACCGGACGCCTCCACCTGTTCGGCTGCGGTGTAGGCCGCGAAGGGAATGAGGAGGGAGAGGGTGTTCTGCAGCAGCGGGTCCCGCAGCCGCTTCCGCAGCCAGTGCAGCGGCACCATGAGAACCAGGCCGACCCCGACGCCGCCCAGCGCCGCCACCGCGAACTCCCGCATCCCGCCCGCCCAGGTGGCGCCCTCGCCGACCGCGGCGGCCAGCGCCACCTTGTACGCGGTGATGGCGGTGGCGTCGTTCACCAGGGACTCGCCCTGGAGGATCGTGGTGATGCGCGACGGCAGCCCCAGTCGGCGGGCGATGGCGGTCGCGGCGACCGCGTCGGGCGGGGCCACGACGGCGCCGAGGACGAGCGCCGCCGTCAACGGCAGGCCGGGCACCACCAGAAAGGCGGTACAGCCGACGGCGAGCGCGGCGAAGAGCACATAGCCGACCGAGAGCAGTGCCACCGGACGGGCGTTGGCGCGCAGGTCGAGGTACGAACTGTCGAGCGCGGCGGTGTGCAGCAGCGGTGGCAGGACCAGCGGCAGCACGATGTCCGGATCGAGGGTGTAGTCCGGCACGCCCGGCAGGTACGACGCGGCGAGCCCCGCCGCGACCAGCAAGAGGGGCGCGGACACGGGTGTCCTGCGGGCGGCGCCCGCGACGGCGGCGCTTCCCGCCACCAGTACCAGCAGTGGCATCACATCCATCGGTGCCCGCCCATGTCCATGCCGTCCTCACCTTCTAATCTGGCCATCATGATCGAGTGCCCGCACTGTGCCGAGCTGCCGCGCCCCGAGCCCGTCCCGCTGAGCGAGACCTGCCCCGAGTGCGCGACGGCCGGCAGCCACCCTGTCCAGCTCCGGTTGTGCCTGGTGTGCGGGCACGTCGGATGCTGCGACTCGTCGCCGCACCGGCATGCCACCGCCCACTACGAGGAGACCGGCCACGCGGTGATGCGCAGCTTCGAGCCGGGCGAGTCCTGGCGCTGGTGCTACGTCGACCGGCGCCTGCTGACCTGATCCTCCCCGGCGTTCCTTCGAACGTCCCCCTGATCCGACCCCGACGCGTCCCTGACTTTCCGACCCTGAGCCGGGTCGGCGCCCGGGGCGCTGTCGGTGCCGCCCGCTAGCATGCAGGCATGATCCGATCCGCGACGCCCGCCGACGTTCCCGTGCTCCACGCGATGATTCGCGAACTGGCGGCGTACGAAAGGGCGCTGGGCTCCGCGCGGGCGACCGAGGAGCAGCTGCGTGAGGCGCTTTTCGGAGCGCACCCCGCGGTCTTCGCCTTGATAGCGGAGAGTGACGGCCCCGGAGCGGGGATTACAGAGGGCAGCGCGGCCCCGGCGGGCGAACCGGTGGGTTTCGCGCTGTGGTTCCGCAACTTCTCCACCTGGACGGGCACGCACGGTGTTTATCTGGAGGACCTCTACGTGCGGCCCGCGGCGCGGGGCGGAGGGTACGGCCGGGCGTTGCTCGCCGAACTGGCCCGCACCTGCGTGGAGCGCGGCTACCAGCGTTTCGAATGGTCAGTACTGGACTGGAACGAACCGTCGATCCGCTTCTACGCGTCGCTCGGCGCGGAGCCCATGGACGAATGGACGGTGCACCGGATATCGGGCGAACCGCTCCACGCCCTTGCGGCACTCGCGCAGAGTGACGAAAATCCCAACAGGGCGACTTCTCTTTCGATTTGAGACCGCAAGCCCCTAGCCACTTTCCGTGCTCATGGGTTTACCATGAGTGACAGTCGTGGGCCTGCGGCGCGGACCTCCAGATCGCGATAGCGTCGCAGCCGGAAATGTGCCGCGGCGGCCTTGTGCCATCCTCTCCCGGAGGGTGCACGGCCGACGCCCGTCAAAGCTCAAGAAGCTTGTGTCACCTTGGAGGTGAGGGTGTCCCCCATCGCAGGCGAGTCCGGGGCGACCCAGGACTTCGTGGAAGTCCGGCTGCCCGCTGCGGGTGCCTACTTGTCGGTCCTGCGGACGGCGACAGCCGGTCTCGCGGCCCGACTGGACTTCACCCTCGACGAAATCGAGGATCTGCGCATCGCCGTGGACGAGGCGTGCGCGATCCTCCTGCAACAGGCCGTGCCCGGCTCCGTACTGAGCTGCGTCTTCCGCCTCGTCGGCGACGCGCTCCGGGTGACGGTCTCGGCACCCACGACGGACGGCCGCGCGCCCGAGCGCGACACCTTCGCCTGGACGGTGCTCTCCGCCCTGGCCGGCGAGGTGGACTCCACCGTCGCGGACGACCGCACGGTCAGCATCAGCCTGCACAAGAAGCGCGGCGCCGGCCCCGGGCAGCCGTGACGGAAGAGGGGGCTCCGTGAGTACTGCATCGTCGCGGGAAGTACGCACCCCGGCCATCCCGCATCAGTCCGCCCGGCACCATCCGGGGAACGCGGCGGCTCTGGAGCCGGACGAGGCGAGTGACCGACCGGAGCGGGCGGACCACATGGATCAGCAGGACCAGCAGCGGCGGTCGCTCTCGCAGCCGCAGGATCGCAGCGGAGCGCGTGCCCTGTTCACCCGGTTGCGGTCGCTTCCCGACGGCTCCCCGGAGCGGGCGGAGCTGCGCAATCACCTGGTGCGGATGCATCTGCCGCTGGTCGAGCACCTGGCGCGGCGGTTCCGCAACCGCGGCGAGCCGCTCGACGACCTGACCCAGGTCGCCACCATCGGCCTGATCAAGTCCGTGGACCGCTTCGATCCGGACCGGGGTGTGGAGTTCTCCACCTACGCCACGCCCACGGTCGTCGGTGAGATCAAGCGCCACTTCCGGGACAAGGGATGGGCGGTCCGTGTGCCGCGCCGGCTCCAGGAGCTGCGGCTGTCGCTGACCACCGCCACCGCGGAGCTCTCCCAGCGGCACGGCCGCGCGCCCACGGTCCACGAGCTGGCCGAACACCTCGGCATCTCGGAGGAGGAGGTGCTGGAGGGCCTGGAGTCGGCCAACGCGTACAGCACGCTCTCCCTCGACGTGCCGGACACGGACGACGAGTCGCCCGCCGTCGCCGACACCCTCGGCGCGGAGGACGAGGCCCTGGAGGGCGTCGAGTACCGCGAGTCCCTCAAGCCCCTGTTGGAGGACCTGCCGCCACGCGAGAAGAAGATCCTTCTGCTGCGGTTCTTCGGCAACATGACACAGTCGCAGATCGCTCAGGAGGTCGGCATCTCCCAGATGCACGTCTCGCGACTGCTCGCCCGCACCCTCGCCCAGCTCCGCGAGCGGCTGCTCGTCGAGGAGTAGCCACCTCGTCGAGGAGTGGTCGCCGCGTCGGCCGCCGCGACCGGACGTCGGGGAGCTCGGGCCCGGCGTCCGGGACACCGCGACCCGCTCGGGAACGGCGGCTCAGGACTCCCGCGGGCCGATCCCCAGCGCCTCGGTGGCCGTCGGGTTCACCAGCAGTCCCAGGGTGAGCACGGCGGCGAGTGCCAGCACCACGCCCGCGGCGATCAGGCCGCCGCCCCCGTTGATCAGCGACCAGGCGACGGGGAACGCCACGAGCTGGGTGATCAGCGCGGGCCCCCGGCTCCAGCGGCGGCGCAGCAGCAGGCCGCGGGCCGCCGCCAGTGGCAGCAGGGCCAGGACGACCATGGTCGCCCCGCCCGTCACCGCCTGCCGCGGGCTGTCCGGCTTCCCGAGCAGCCCCATGACCAGGATGTACAGCCCGCCGATCAGCAGGGCCAGCCCCTCCAGGCCGGCCAGCGCGGCGGCGGCCGTCAACCGGGCGGGCCGCGGACCGGCCGGCTCCGGGACGTCGGGTGCCTTGCTGCCGCCGCTCTCGGGGGCGGCGCTCTTACGGGCGGACTTCGACGCGGACTGCTTGCTGCTCACCCCAGCAGGGTAGCCCCGCCCCGTCCCGACCGGTCGCGCCCGGGCGATCCGGCGACGCGGCGGGCCGGAACGGCGACACCTGAGGTGGGTCGTGTACCGACAGGTAGGTAGGCTGGCGCGCATGCGTGCGCTTCTCGTGGTCAACCCTTCGGCCACCACCACCAGTGCCCGTACGCGCGATGTCCTGGTGCACGCGCTCGCCAGCGACCTCAAGCTCGAGGTCGCCACCACCGAGTACCGGGGGCACGCGCGGGACCTGGCACGGGCCGCCGCGGAGAGCGGGAACACCGAGCTGGTGGTCGCGCTGGGCGGGGACGGAACGGTCAACGAGGTCGTCAACGGTCTGCTGCACCACGGCCCCGACCCGGAGCGCCTGCCGCGCCTGGCCGTGGTGCCCGGCGGCTCGACCAATGTGTTCGCCCGCGCGCTGGGGCTGCCGAACGATCCCGTCGAGGCAGCGGGCGCCCTGCTGGAGGCGCTGCGCGACGGCGACGAGCGGATCATCGGTCTGGGGCACGCGGCCGGTACCCCGGGCAGCGAGGACGAAGGGGCGCCCGGCCGCTGGTTCACCTTCTGCGCCGGCCTCGGCTTCGACGCGGGTGTCGTCGGCCGAGTGGAGCAGCAGCGGGAGCGCGGCAAACGTTCGACGCATTCCCTGTACGTGCGACAGTTCATGCGTCAGTTCCTCGGCGAGTCCAACCGCCGGCACGGGACGATCACCCTCGAACGGCCTGGCGAGGAGCCACTCGCGAATCTCGTCATGTCGATAATCTGCAACACGTCGCCGTGGACGTACTTCGGCAACCGGCCGATCTACGCGCTGCCCCGCGCGTCCTTCGACACCGGCCTTGACGTGCTGGGACTCACCAGGCTCTCGCCCCTCACGGCCGGCCGCCACATCACCCGGCTGCTGACCTCCACACCGGAGCGCGGACCCGAGGGCAGACACGCTGTGTCACTCCATGACCAGAGTTCCTTCACCTTGCATTCCCAGGCCCCGCTCCCGTTTCAGATGGACGGTGACCACCTCGGATTGCGTACGAGCGTGACGTTCACAGGCGTTCGCCGTGCACTGCGTGTGATTGTGTGAGTGTGAGGGCCTAAAGTCCTTCCACTCGAACGTTTAGCCTGGGTTCCACCCTCTGGAAGTACGGCTGTGACCTAGCTGACACCGAGGAATCAAAAAAAACTTTCCAGAAGGGGTTGTGTCGGCCGCCGAGGTTTGCGAGTCTCTTCATGGCGATCGGGACAGCCGCTCATCTCGGCTTCCCCGGGTTGCCCGAACCCCCTCTCTCTTTCCTGGACCGCAGCCAGTCTCGACTGGGTAACGGCCCTTCCCTTGCGGGGGGATTCGTGAAAGCGTTCACATTCACAAGCCACGTAGCCGCAATAACGAGGAGATGGAGCAGCCATGGACTGGCGTCACAACGCCGTTTGCCGCGAGGAAGACCCCGAGCTGTTCTTCCCCATCGGCAACACCGGTCCTGCGCTGCTGCAGATCGAGGAAGCCAAGGCCGTCTGCCGCCGCTGCCCCGTGATGGAGCAGTGCCTGCAGTGGGCGCTCGAGTCCGGCCAGGACTCCGGCGTCTGGGGTGGCCTCAGCGAGGACGAGCGCCGCGCGATGAAGCGCCGCGCCGCCCGCAACCGGGCTCGCAACGCGACCGCCTGACGACGCCCCCTCGGCCCCCGAGCCGCAGCGCGCAGTGCCCCTGACGTATCGGGGGCGCCCACCAGCACCGCACAGTGAAGCTTTGAGCCCCGGACCGGCCACGGTCCGGGGCTCAGTGCTGTGCCCGGCGCGACGCGGCCCGATGCCGCGCCGCCGCTGAGCGGAACCGGTCTGATCAGGGCTTTTCCGGCCGCACGGGGAGGTCGAGGACGACTCGGGTGCCCCGCTCGGAGGCGGGCACCATGTCGAACCTGCCGCCGAGCTCGCCCTCGACCAGGGTGCGGACGATCTGGAGGCCGAGGTTCCCCGCCTGGTGCGGATCGAATCCCTCGGGCAGCCCGCGCCCGTCGTCCTGGACCGAGATCAGCAGCCGGGCGTCGGCCCGTGTGCCCCCGCGTACCGCCGTCACCTCGACCGTTCCCTGCTCCCCCGGCCCGAACCCGTGCTCCAGGGCGTTCTGCAGCAGCTCGGTCAGGACCATGGAGAGCGGAGTCGCGACCTCCGCGTCGAGCACTCCGAACCGTCCGGTCCTGCGGGTGTGGACGCGACCTGGTGAGATCTCGGCGACCATGGCGAGCACCCGGTCGGCGATCTCGTCGAATTCGACCCGTTCGTCGAGGTTCTGCGAGAGCGTCTCATGGACGATCGCGATCGAGCCGACCCGGCGTACGGCCTCCTCCAGCGCCTCGCGCCCCTCCGCCGAGCCGATGCGGCGGGCCTGGAGCCGCAGCAGGGCGGCGACCGTCTGGAGGTTGTTCTTCACCCGGTGGTGGATCTCCCGGATGGTGGCGTCCTTGGTGATCAACTCGCGCTCGCGGCGACGCAGTTCGGTGACGTCCCGGAGGAGGACGAGCGAACCGATGTGCGTGCCCTTGGGTTTGAGCGGAATGACCCGCAGCTGGATGACACCGCCGTTGGCCTCGACCTCGAACTCGCGCGGCGCCCAGCCGCTGGCGAGCTTGGCCAGCCCCTCGTCCACCGGACCGCGCGAGGGCGCCAACTGAGCGGTGGTCTCGCCCAGATGATGCCCGACGAGATCGGCGGCGAGGCCGAGCCGGTGGTAGGCGGAGAGCGCGTTCGGGCTGGCGTACTGCACGATGCCGTCCGCGTCCAGCCGGACCAGGCCGTCGCCGGCGCGCGGCGAGGCGTCCATGTCGACTTGTTGCCCGGGGAAGGGGAACGTTCCGGCAGCGATCATCTGGGCGAGATCGGACGCGCTCTGCAGATAGGTGAGCTCCAGCCGGCTCGGCGTCCGGACGGTGAGCAGATTGGTGTTCCGGGCGATGACGCCGAGGACCCGCCCCTCGCGGCGGACCGGGATGGATTCCACCCGGACCGGCACCTCTTCGCGCCACTCGGGATCGCCCTCGCGCACGATCCGCCCCTCGTCGAGCGCCGCGTCGAGCATGGGCCGGCGGCCGCGCGGGACGAGGTGACCCACCATGTCGTCCTGGT is a window from the Streptomyces mobaraensis genome containing:
- a CDS encoding beta-ketoacyl-ACP synthase III, which translates into the protein MSGSRVIALGHYQPAKVLSNDELAAMVDTSDEWIRSRVGIHTRRIAGPDETVAAMAGEAAAKALATSGLDPAAIDLVLVATCTAVDRSPNTAARVAARLGLTSPAVMDVNVVCSGFTHALASADHAIRAGAATNALVVGVEKFTDVVDWTDRSTCVLVGDGAGAAVVSASEEPGIGPVVWGSVPDMGHAVRIEGTPSRFAQEGQSVYRWATTQLPPIARSVCERAGVTPEELAAVVLHQANLRIIEPVARRIGAVNAVIATDVTESGNTSAASIPLALSKLVERGAIPSGAPVLLFGFGGNLSYAGQVIRCP
- a CDS encoding VOC family protein produces the protein MTPRTTPPVTPPSAPRFDCTGLVVADMASSLAFYRRLGLDVPAEADDLPHVEHVLPNGLRLLWDTDATYRSFAPDTRLSTGPGRVTLGFACDGPAGVDAVWAELTKAGYTGHQAPWDAVWGQRYAIVLDPDGNAVDLFAALESPSASAG
- a CDS encoding helix-turn-helix transcriptional regulator, whose amino-acid sequence is MPDASAGYRERPSRRLSGAVVWTRMDASADPVRVVPDGCMDLIAVGGRLVVAGPDTGAHLVEAVPGAVYTGVRFLPGTGPALLGVRAHELRDRRVPLGDLWPGRRARLAARRVAEAPLPGRALEDVVGDAAGPDTYDPMAAAVLASARRGEPVSLLAARLGLGERQLHRRSLHAFGYGPKTLARVLRANRALELARTGVRFADVAAKCGYADQAHLAREVRRLTGTTLGELVRGR
- a CDS encoding glutaminase produces the protein MDYQAVLEEVAAFARPLVGRGQAAQYIPALAGMDTGQFGMAVADVSGGVYGVGDWERPFSVQSISKAFGLALVLAEGGDKIWERVGTEPSGNAFNSLVQLEYENGIPRNPFINAGALVVTDRLQTLTGDASTTMLEFLRAESGNPEVSFDPAVARSESEHGDRNAALAHFMASYDNLDNPVPTVLEHYFWQCSIEMSCRDLALASGFLARHGLRTDGTRLLPRREAKQINAVMLTCGTYDAAGDFAYRVGLPGKSGVGGGIIAVIPGRCTLCVWSPGLDARGNSVAGVAALDHFTTLTGWSVF
- a CDS encoding N-acetylmuramoyl-L-alanine amidase; translation: MAAPMSAGTLLTVLRAEGSTVVEVPGWRTHNRAGHGPWGPVHGIIVHHTATTGTENTVRLCWQGTDSLPGPLCHGVVGKDARIHLVGCGRANHAGGGDPDVLRAVIEERRTPPPRRSDADGNTYFYGFECVNLGNGTDPWPEAQLEAVERAAAALCRHHGWTERSVIGHLEWRPGKIDPRGFTMDRLRARIRDRLM
- a CDS encoding 1-aminocyclopropane-1-carboxylate deaminase/D-cysteine desulfhydrase, translated to MTGPSPLASSVPLGLATLRPRLPSPVVELADERFTRHGVRLLLKRDDLIHPRLPGNKWRKLEPNLRAAAASGRSTLLTFGGAYSNHLRATAAAGRLLGFATIGVVRGDELADRPLNWSLARCAADGMRLRFVDRATYRRKTEPEVLAELGADGCHLVPEGGSNAAAVHGCAVLGHELRAVLGPGDVAAVACGTGGTLAGLAAGLGEGTRALGFPVLKGGFLSAEVERLQTEAFGGRRGDWSLDDRFHCGGYARTTPELDAFADDFAGRHGLPPERLYVAKALYGLTTLTEEGAFAPGTTVAAVITGGPDPQPEPDQA
- a CDS encoding Na+/H+ antiporter, with translation MDVMPLLVLVAGSAAVAGAARRTPVSAPLLLVAAGLAASYLPGVPDYTLDPDIVLPLVLPPLLHTAALDSSYLDLRANARPVALLSVGYVLFAALAVGCTAFLVVPGLPLTAALVLGAVVAPPDAVAATAIARRLGLPSRITTILQGESLVNDATAITAYKVALAAAVGEGATWAGGMREFAVAALGGVGVGLVLMVPLHWLRKRLRDPLLQNTLSLLIPFAAYTAAEQVEASGVLAVVVVGLYLGHRSWQVDFATRLQEAAVWKMVAFVLESAVFALIGLQLRVVVGGVEEYGTGEAAWYALVVFLSVVVARFLWVYPATFLPRLLSARIRERERETTARGTFVVGWAGMRGVVSLAIAFSIPVTTHGGDAFPARNLVLFLTFTTVIGTLVVQGLTLPPLIRALRLPGRDPRSATLAEAQAQSEASTAAERRLDELLADDRNALPQPLADRLRAVLERRRNAVWERLGAVHETTGESADDTYRRLTREVIEAEREVFVALRDARRIDDEMLRTLLRRLDLEEAAAYREEATE
- a CDS encoding UBP-type zinc finger domain-containing protein; amino-acid sequence: MIECPHCAELPRPEPVPLSETCPECATAGSHPVQLRLCLVCGHVGCCDSSPHRHATAHYEETGHAVMRSFEPGESWRWCYVDRRLLT
- a CDS encoding GNAT family N-acetyltransferase produces the protein MIRSATPADVPVLHAMIRELAAYERALGSARATEEQLREALFGAHPAVFALIAESDGPGAGITEGSAAPAGEPVGFALWFRNFSTWTGTHGVYLEDLYVRPAARGGGYGRALLAELARTCVERGYQRFEWSVLDWNEPSIRFYASLGAEPMDEWTVHRISGEPLHALAALAQSDENPNRATSLSI
- a CDS encoding ATP-binding protein, whose translation is MSPIAGESGATQDFVEVRLPAAGAYLSVLRTATAGLAARLDFTLDEIEDLRIAVDEACAILLQQAVPGSVLSCVFRLVGDALRVTVSAPTTDGRAPERDTFAWTVLSALAGEVDSTVADDRTVSISLHKKRGAGPGQP